One window of Nitrospira sp. genomic DNA carries:
- a CDS encoding helix-turn-helix domain-containing protein, giving the protein MGDLARDPRQIGNLIRRIRKKQGLSQTQLGEKAGLRQETISLIETGNPSTTMETILSVLAALELEFQIAPRSKGRAADIEEIF; this is encoded by the coding sequence ATGGGTGATCTTGCACGAGATCCGAGACAGATAGGAAATCTGATCAGGCGTATCAGGAAGAAACAGGGACTCAGTCAAACGCAACTGGGAGAAAAGGCCGGTCTTCGGCAGGAGACAATCTCTCTGATCGAGACGGGGAATCCATCGACGACGATGGAAACCATCCTCAGCGTGCTGGCTGCGCTCGAATTGGAATTCCAAATTGCGCCGCGATCCAAAGGCCGGGCGGCCGATATTGAGGAGATTTTCTGA